Proteins from one Falco naumanni isolate bFalNau1 chromosome 10, bFalNau1.pat, whole genome shotgun sequence genomic window:
- the INS gene encoding LOW QUALITY PROTEIN: insulin (The sequence of the model RefSeq protein was modified relative to this genomic sequence to represent the inferred CDS: substituted 1 base at 1 genomic stop codon) has protein sequence MAILLPTXQSSSLRANFSPSLAATSRGLTLLTMALWIRSLPLLALLALSGPGTSHAAATQHLCGSHLVEALYLVCGERGFFYSPKARRDVEQPLVSSPLHGEAGELPFQQEEFEKVKRGIVEQCCHNTCSLYQLENYCN, from the exons ATGGCGATATTGCTACCAACCTAACAGTCTTCATCTCTCAGAGCAAACTTCTCTCCATCTCTTGCTGCCACTTCTCG AGGTCTCACCCTGCTCACCATGGCTCTCTGGATCCGATCGCTGCCTCTCCTGGCCCTTCTCGCTCTTTCTGGCCCTGGGACCAGCCATGCGGCTGCCACCCAGCACCTCTGTGGCTCCCACTTGGTGGAGGCTCTCTACCTGGTGTGTGGAGAGAGGGGTTTCTTCTACTCCCCCAAAGCCCGCCGGGATGTTGAGCAGCCTCTAG TGAGCAGTCCCTTGCATGGTGAGGCCGGAGAGCTGCCCTTCCAGCAGGAGGAGTTTGAGAAGGTGAAGCGAGGGATCGTTGAGCAATGCTGCCACAACACGTGCTCCCTCTACCAACTGGAAAACTACTGCAACTAG